One genomic window of Armatimonadota bacterium includes the following:
- a CDS encoding metalloregulator ArsR/SmtB family transcription factor, whose translation MARTQFDDATLARQQARLEALADPVRLRIMHLLARHESLCVCEIEAAFEVAQPTISHHLRVLREAGLVTSERRGTWAYYRLVRPAVKAAVEGLLELL comes from the coding sequence GTGGCCCGCACGCAGTTCGACGACGCCACCCTCGCCCGGCAGCAGGCCCGCCTCGAGGCCCTGGCCGATCCGGTCCGCCTGCGCATCATGCACTTGCTGGCCCGCCATGAGAGCCTTTGCGTCTGCGAGATCGAGGCCGCCTTTGAGGTAGCCCAGCCCACCATCTCCCACCACCTGCGCGTCCTGCGGGAAGCCGGGCTCGTCACGTCGGAGCGGCGGGGCACGTGGGCCTACTACCGGCTGGTTCGGCCGGCGGTGAAAGCAGCCGTGGAAGGGCTGCTCGAGCTCCTCTGA